One window of the Ureibacillus sp. FSL W7-1570 genome contains the following:
- a CDS encoding FAD-dependent oxidoreductase, whose translation MQNSLWLQNVTPTSLNSLSSSLNCDVCIVGGGLTGIYTAYLLAKKGVDVVLLEANSSIASGTTGHSTGKLTPQHGAVFDPLLNTFNEEEVRTYYEANVNAIENALREAAAETFRHADSYLYATTDQGAETIKKELAAYHKVGIQGIETTETELPFEVKTALKMENTYQIHPVNFAQHFAELALKAGAKLYVNTRVTKLAVDEHCLLTENDFEVNFKSVVLATHYPIEAIKGLHIAKLTIDRSYLMATKTSALLKGQYLSTDSSSRTVRTAFIDNQPYFIFGGSSHTAGAVQNTQVYYEMLEKELVSEYGLPKPEYLWSAQDPNTADYIPYVGRISDSEPRIYIATGYRKWGLSNSLVAGEIISTELTSGKHPAQHLYSPSRNLFGKTFMRMLKAIGFTVSNLAEGYLIRAEAPKCTHLGCKTQWNEADETWDCPCHGSRFDKYGNVIEGPAVYPLILE comes from the coding sequence ATGCAAAATTCGCTCTGGTTGCAAAATGTGACCCCTACCTCTTTGAATTCTTTATCCTCTTCATTGAATTGCGATGTTTGCATTGTGGGAGGGGGATTGACAGGGATATATACGGCCTATCTCCTTGCAAAAAAAGGGGTCGATGTCGTTTTGTTGGAAGCAAACTCCTCAATCGCTTCCGGCACAACGGGGCATTCCACTGGAAAATTAACCCCTCAACATGGAGCAGTCTTTGATCCATTGTTGAATACTTTTAATGAAGAGGAAGTGCGGACCTATTATGAAGCGAATGTGAACGCGATCGAAAACGCTCTTCGGGAAGCGGCGGCAGAAACTTTCAGGCATGCCGATTCTTACTTGTATGCAACGACAGACCAAGGAGCAGAAACAATAAAAAAGGAATTGGCAGCTTATCATAAAGTTGGTATACAAGGCATCGAAACAACGGAGACGGAACTTCCCTTCGAAGTGAAGACCGCATTGAAGATGGAAAACACCTATCAAATTCATCCCGTCAACTTTGCCCAACATTTTGCCGAGTTGGCATTGAAAGCCGGGGCTAAATTATACGTGAATACAAGGGTTACGAAGCTGGCCGTTGATGAACATTGCCTGCTGACAGAGAATGATTTTGAAGTGAATTTCAAGTCGGTTGTTCTTGCAACCCACTATCCGATCGAAGCAATCAAGGGACTGCACATTGCAAAGTTAACTATTGACCGCTCCTATTTAATGGCAACAAAAACTTCGGCATTATTAAAAGGGCAATATTTGTCCACCGATTCATCTTCCCGGACGGTGCGCACAGCCTTCATTGACAATCAGCCTTACTTTATTTTCGGAGGCAGTTCCCACACAGCAGGGGCTGTGCAAAATACACAAGTATATTATGAAATGCTGGAGAAAGAGCTTGTTTCGGAATATGGTTTGCCTAAACCGGAATATTTGTGGAGCGCGCAAGATCCGAACACTGCCGACTATATTCCGTATGTCGGACGCATTTCGGACAGTGAGCCGAGAATCTATATTGCCACAGGATACCGAAAATGGGGACTTTCCAACTCCCTTGTTGCGGGAGAAATCATTTCCACAGAACTGACAAGTGGAAAACATCCAGCCCAGCACCTGTACAGCCCTTCAAGAAATTTATTTGGCAAAACGTTTATGCGGATGTTGAAGGCGATCGGCTTCACGGTATCAAATCTTGCGGAAGGTTATTTAATACGGGCGGAAGCTCCAAAATGCACCCATTTGGGATGCAAAACCCAATGGAATGAAGCGGATGAAACCTGGGATTGCCCTTGCCACGGATCCCGGTTTGATAAATACGGCAATGTCATCGAAGGGCCGGCAGTGTATCCTCTCATTTTAGAATAA
- a CDS encoding FMN-dependent NADH-azoreductase — protein sequence MKNVLVIKANNRPDGISTKMFETYIEEAKKVEDINLKIYNVFEEDMPYFGQQLFDALAKQSEGKALTESEARLLAAKKKAMDLVTEAEIIVLAFPLWNLTIPAPLHTFIDYIYQAGFMFKYNEQGQLVQLLTDKKFVILNARGGYYSSPEAQPMEMSVNYIKNVLGNIAGMELLDEVIIEGHNAEPNRANEIIEEGLKRVKGSAQKLAAVTV from the coding sequence ATGAAAAATGTATTAGTCATTAAGGCAAATAACCGACCAGACGGGATTTCTACAAAAATGTTCGAAACATATATCGAAGAAGCGAAAAAAGTGGAAGATATCAATCTGAAAATTTACAATGTTTTCGAAGAGGATATGCCATACTTTGGACAACAATTATTTGATGCATTGGCGAAGCAAAGTGAAGGAAAAGCGTTGACGGAATCAGAAGCCCGTTTGCTTGCAGCCAAGAAGAAAGCGATGGATTTGGTAACAGAAGCGGAAATCATCGTTCTTGCGTTCCCATTATGGAACTTGACAATTCCTGCTCCGTTGCATACATTCATCGACTATATTTATCAAGCCGGATTCATGTTTAAATACAATGAACAAGGACAATTGGTGCAATTATTGACAGATAAGAAATTTGTCATTCTAAATGCCCGTGGGGGATACTACTCTTCACCGGAAGCACAACCTATGGAAATGAGCGTAAATTATATTAAAAATGTATTAGGCAATATTGCGGGTATGGAACTTCTTGATGAAGTGATCATCGAAGGCCATAACGCAGAGCCAAATCGAGCAAATGAAATTATAGAAGAAGGGCTGAAACGGGTAAAAGGTTCCGCGCAAAAATTGGCGGCCGTGACAGTTTAA
- a CDS encoding DsbA family oxidoreductase — protein MKIEVWSDFVCPFCYIGKRQLEKAIRDLGYAGQVEVELKSFLLDPTTDENSNESTYEHLSKKYGMPLDEVKKMTESVVQRAKEVGLQYNFEQLKTANTLKAHQLAKWAYTKGKGSEFSERVFHAYFIEGKEIGKRDVLIRLAEEAGLNGKEAAEVLDGNQFLKEVEKEIQQAQVYGIRGVPFFVIENKYGISGAQPQEIFEQAVKKVAEEKGMKPSLQMVGEEGNFCSDGQCDL, from the coding sequence ATGAAAATTGAAGTTTGGTCAGATTTCGTTTGTCCATTTTGTTATATCGGGAAGAGACAGCTTGAAAAAGCCATCCGAGATTTGGGGTATGCCGGTCAAGTGGAAGTGGAGTTGAAAAGTTTTTTACTAGATCCGACAACAGATGAAAATTCGAATGAATCCACCTACGAGCACTTATCAAAAAAATACGGGATGCCGTTGGATGAAGTGAAGAAAATGACAGAGAGCGTCGTACAGCGGGCCAAGGAAGTGGGGCTCCAATATAATTTCGAGCAATTAAAAACAGCGAATACGTTAAAGGCCCATCAATTGGCCAAATGGGCTTACACAAAAGGAAAAGGTTCGGAGTTTAGTGAACGGGTATTCCATGCCTACTTCATTGAAGGCAAGGAGATCGGAAAACGGGATGTGTTGATTCGGTTGGCGGAAGAAGCCGGGCTGAACGGGAAAGAAGCCGCAGAAGTATTGGATGGCAATCAATTTTTGAAAGAAGTCGAAAAAGAGATCCAACAGGCGCAAGTCTATGGCATCCGGGGAGTTCCGTTCTTCGTAATAGAAAATAAATATGGCATTTCCGGGGCTCAGCCGCAGGAAATTTTCGAACAGGCGGTCAAGAAAGTGGCGGAAGAAAAAGGGATGAAGCCATCATTGCAAATGGTTGGAGAAGAAGGAAACTTCTGCTCTGATGGGCAATGCGATCTATAA
- the murB gene encoding UDP-N-acetylmuramate dehydrogenase — MTIDQWAKELADITSQENIKINESLKKYTMTKIGGNADILVMPETEEEAEGIVKYTHNNKIPLLILGNGSNMIVRDGGVRGIVMNLSKLNEIRIEGTEVYAQSGALIMDVSKKAAEASLTGFEFACGIPGSVGGAMAMNAGAYGGEINDVIVHSTVLTREGERLVLSKEELELGYRKSIIADKNYIVLSSLFRLEKGNKEEIDAKIADLTFKRQSKQPLEYPSAGSVFKRPPGYFAGKLIQDSGLQGKGVGGAEVSTKHAGFIINKGNATATDYIETIKMVQRTVKEKFGVDLELEVKIVGED, encoded by the coding sequence ATGACAATTGATCAATGGGCTAAGGAGTTAGCGGACATTACAAGTCAAGAAAATATAAAAATCAATGAATCGTTGAAAAAATATACTATGACGAAAATTGGCGGAAATGCGGATATATTGGTGATGCCTGAAACGGAAGAAGAAGCGGAAGGGATTGTAAAATATACACACAACAATAAAATCCCTTTATTAATCCTGGGGAACGGTTCCAATATGATTGTGCGTGACGGAGGCGTCCGGGGCATTGTCATGAATTTATCGAAGCTGAATGAAATCCGGATTGAAGGAACGGAAGTGTATGCCCAAAGCGGCGCGCTGATTATGGATGTTTCGAAAAAAGCGGCGGAAGCAAGTTTGACAGGTTTTGAATTTGCTTGCGGCATTCCAGGGTCTGTCGGCGGAGCCATGGCGATGAATGCCGGAGCTTATGGCGGGGAAATCAATGACGTCATTGTTCATTCAACTGTTTTGACGAGGGAAGGCGAAAGACTCGTATTATCGAAGGAAGAACTGGAATTAGGATACCGAAAAAGTATCATTGCGGATAAAAACTATATTGTTCTTTCATCGCTATTCCGATTGGAGAAAGGGAATAAAGAAGAGATTGATGCGAAAATTGCGGATTTGACTTTTAAACGGCAATCGAAGCAGCCATTGGAGTACCCTTCAGCCGGAAGCGTCTTTAAACGTCCGCCGGGATATTTCGCCGGAAAGTTGATTCAAGATAGCGGCCTTCAAGGAAAAGGGGTTGGCGGAGCGGAAGTTTCCACAAAACATGCTGGTTTTATCATTAATAAAGGAAATGCTACAGCGACGGATTATATTGAAACCATAAAAATGGTTCAAAGAACGGTTAAGGAAAAGTTTGGCGTCGATTTGGAACTGGAAGTGAAAATTGTAGGCGAAGATTGA